One Rhodococcus sp. P1Y DNA window includes the following coding sequences:
- a CDS encoding amidohydrolase family protein has protein sequence MTTSSANPDLNWLISVDDHILEPPHVWQDRIASKDRDRAPKLVRNGDKETWVYENRIVPTSGLSAVVGKSREEFSPEAITYADMHPGCYDPKVRLEHMNEAGILASLGFPSFPRFCGQIFYEAEDKDLALRCLQAYNDWIFEEWCATDPGRFIPLVIIPLWDPQLAVKEIERTAALGARSVAFSENPEPLGLPTINDPSRYWDPVMAAAADNDLVISMHVGSSSQLPTIASDAPFMANLTWGATRTAGTMLQWLFSDYFAKHPNLKIALSEGNIGWIPYFLERAEQVYTKQRFWAAKGVKFEGHAATEVPMDLDIRQRFRDHVYGCFIEDEAGIANIDLIGEDNIMFETDYPHSDSTWPDSINVARKQIQHLPEATQYKLLRGNAEKLFRFTPTVPNLG, from the coding sequence TTGACGACATCGAGTGCCAATCCTGATTTGAACTGGTTGATTTCGGTCGATGACCACATTCTCGAGCCGCCCCATGTGTGGCAGGACCGGATCGCGTCGAAGGATCGTGACCGTGCGCCCAAGCTTGTGCGCAACGGTGACAAGGAGACGTGGGTGTACGAGAATCGCATCGTTCCCACCAGTGGGCTGTCGGCTGTGGTCGGGAAGTCTCGGGAGGAGTTCAGTCCGGAGGCGATCACGTATGCGGACATGCATCCTGGGTGCTACGACCCGAAGGTCCGGCTCGAGCACATGAACGAGGCCGGTATTCTGGCCTCTCTCGGGTTCCCGTCTTTTCCTCGGTTCTGCGGTCAGATTTTCTATGAAGCCGAGGACAAGGATCTTGCGTTGCGCTGCTTGCAGGCCTACAACGACTGGATCTTCGAGGAGTGGTGTGCCACCGACCCGGGCCGGTTCATTCCGTTGGTGATCATTCCGCTCTGGGACCCGCAGTTGGCTGTCAAGGAGATCGAACGTACCGCTGCTCTGGGTGCGCGTTCTGTCGCGTTCTCCGAAAACCCCGAACCTCTGGGCCTTCCGACCATCAACGATCCCAGCCGATACTGGGACCCCGTCATGGCCGCCGCAGCCGACAACGACCTCGTCATCTCCATGCATGTCGGGTCCTCCTCGCAATTGCCTACCATCGCCAGCGACGCACCCTTCATGGCCAATCTCACCTGGGGGGCGACCCGTACTGCGGGGACGATGTTGCAGTGGCTTTTCAGTGACTACTTCGCCAAGCATCCCAACCTGAAAATCGCTCTGTCCGAGGGCAATATCGGGTGGATTCCGTACTTCCTCGAACGCGCCGAGCAGGTCTACACCAAGCAACGTTTCTGGGCCGCCAAAGGCGTCAAGTTCGAAGGCCATGCCGCCACCGAGGTCCCCATGGACCTCGACATCCGCCAACGGTTCAGAGACCACGTCTACGGCTGCTTCATCGAGGACGAGGCCGGTATCGCCAACATCGATCTCATCGGCGAGGACAACATCATGTTCGAGACCGACTACCCGCACTCCGATAGCACCTGGCCCGACTCCATCAACGTCGCCCGCAAACAGATTCAGCATCTTCCCGAAGCCACCCAGTACAAACTGCTCCGCGGCAACGCCGAGAAACTGTTCCGTTTCACCCCCACCGTCCCCAACCTCGGCTGA
- a CDS encoding nitroreductase family deazaflavin-dependent oxidoreductase encodes MTTNQSRASYSPTDTSLLNGEHVERYRATGGVVGHIWNGVTCLLLTTVGRKSGQPRETPLIYARDGDDYIVIASKGGAPQAPNWFVNLKAEPQVTVQVLAERFPARAHIAKGDERDRLWRLAAEAWPNYNVYAGRTEREIPVVVLRRTVNGENSEG; translated from the coding sequence GTGACCACCAACCAGAGTCGAGCATCGTACAGTCCGACCGACACCTCGTTGCTCAACGGCGAACATGTCGAACGCTACCGGGCAACAGGGGGAGTGGTAGGACATATTTGGAACGGGGTGACGTGCCTCCTGTTGACGACAGTTGGACGCAAGAGCGGCCAACCTCGGGAAACCCCACTCATCTACGCGAGAGACGGAGACGACTACATCGTCATCGCGTCCAAGGGCGGCGCGCCCCAAGCGCCCAACTGGTTCGTAAACTTGAAGGCAGAGCCGCAGGTGACGGTTCAGGTGCTTGCAGAGCGCTTTCCCGCGCGCGCACACATCGCGAAAGGTGACGAGCGCGACCGCCTGTGGCGGCTCGCAGCCGAAGCGTGGCCGAACTACAACGTGTATGCCGGGCGCACGGAACGGGAAATTCCTGTCGTGGTGTTGCGCCGCACAGTGAACGGGGAAAACAGTGAGGGTTAG
- a CDS encoding AMP-binding protein — protein MRTIPGQLKQLYETEGWWTTESIGMMVAAGLQAHPDVTFRVHSAVRPYEGTYGDVELVARRLAAGLRERGVGPGDVVVMQLPNWMEAAATFWASSFLGAVVVPVVHFYGAKELRFVLAETEPKVYITAQQFGRMKYDPAVSEQVPIVGIVGAGFDELLADQPMEGTLEVDPSTPAVIAFTSGTTRDPKGVVHSHQTLGFETRQLAANYPADRGPQLTALPVGHFIGMVSALLTPVLDGSSIDLLDQWDPARVLGLMDSHGIAIGGGPPYFVTSLVDQPEFTPAHLKYLKYMGLGGSSVPPTVTRQLAELGICVTRSYGSTEHPSVTGSTYSAPESKRLNTDGAPRLGVEIKLAQDGEILSRGPDLCLGYTSDLLTDNAFDADGWYRTGDVGVLVDGYLTITDRKSDVIIRGGENISAVEVEDVLLSMPGIAEAVVVAGQDARLGEHATGVVRVRHDCETPSLDDVRAHFDRAEIARQKWPEELFVVDDFPRTASGKVQKFLVRDSISDLRVAAANDSTDDTGNR, from the coding sequence ATGCGAACAATCCCCGGCCAACTGAAGCAGCTCTACGAGACGGAGGGATGGTGGACGACGGAGTCGATTGGCATGATGGTCGCAGCCGGGTTGCAGGCACATCCCGATGTCACCTTCAGGGTGCACTCTGCAGTACGCCCGTACGAGGGAACGTACGGCGACGTCGAGCTCGTCGCGAGGCGCCTGGCCGCCGGCTTGCGAGAACGGGGAGTGGGACCGGGTGATGTGGTGGTCATGCAGCTTCCGAACTGGATGGAAGCTGCAGCCACCTTCTGGGCCTCCTCGTTCCTCGGTGCAGTCGTGGTCCCCGTGGTGCATTTCTATGGAGCCAAGGAACTGAGGTTCGTCTTGGCCGAGACCGAACCGAAGGTGTACATCACGGCCCAACAGTTCGGGCGGATGAAGTACGACCCAGCGGTGAGCGAGCAGGTCCCGATCGTGGGCATTGTCGGTGCCGGCTTCGACGAACTGCTCGCCGACCAGCCGATGGAGGGAACGCTCGAAGTCGATCCGTCCACCCCGGCAGTCATCGCGTTCACCTCGGGTACGACGCGCGACCCGAAAGGCGTCGTCCACAGTCATCAAACTCTCGGCTTCGAGACACGCCAGCTGGCTGCCAATTATCCAGCTGACCGTGGGCCGCAGTTGACCGCACTCCCGGTGGGCCACTTCATCGGCATGGTGAGCGCCCTGTTGACACCTGTCCTCGACGGAAGTTCGATCGACCTGCTGGACCAGTGGGACCCCGCACGGGTGCTCGGCTTGATGGACAGTCACGGAATTGCGATCGGTGGCGGTCCTCCGTATTTCGTTACCAGCCTGGTGGACCAACCCGAGTTCACACCGGCCCATCTGAAGTATTTGAAGTACATGGGGCTGGGAGGCTCCTCGGTTCCACCGACGGTGACACGCCAGCTCGCCGAACTCGGCATTTGCGTCACGCGGTCCTATGGGAGCACCGAACATCCCTCGGTCACAGGATCGACCTACAGCGCACCCGAGAGCAAACGTTTGAACACGGACGGTGCGCCACGCCTGGGTGTCGAGATCAAATTGGCCCAAGACGGTGAAATTTTGAGTCGAGGTCCCGACCTATGTCTCGGATACACGAGTGATTTGTTGACCGACAACGCGTTCGATGCGGACGGTTGGTATCGCACGGGTGATGTCGGCGTCCTGGTGGACGGCTATCTGACCATCACGGATCGAAAATCGGATGTCATCATCCGCGGCGGAGAGAATATCAGTGCGGTAGAGGTCGAAGACGTTCTGCTATCCATGCCCGGCATAGCCGAGGCGGTTGTCGTCGCCGGTCAAGACGCTCGGCTCGGCGAGCACGCTACTGGCGTGGTGCGGGTGCGCCACGATTGCGAGACTCCATCGTTGGACGACGTGCGAGCCCATTTCGATCGTGCGGAGATAGCGCGCCAGAAGTGGCCTGAGGAGCTGTTCGTGGTCGACGACTTCCCACGTACCGCAAGCGGGAAAGTTCAAAAGTTTCTTGTGCGTGACAGCATTTCCGACCTACGCGTGGCGGCAGCCAACGACTCGACCGATGACACGGGGAACCGATGA
- a CDS encoding cytochrome P450: MTDEKAATGKKPEFHFERHGPEYRDNFVAITETMQEKCPIAWSDTHGGHWVTSTADANFTLARSADVSSDHDVRGLRKGYRGVTIPPAANVTSIRGGIAEMDEPEHGKYRKILNPFLSPAGIAKWHPIIEEVIRASIDEKIESGSIDFVDDLVNIAPAVITLGMLGIPIEKWSVYCEPVHASIYTPPNSPDMARVGELKKVMGADLRASIASIRENPRPGMIDALVRAEVDGAHPDDAEILGILSLLIGGGFDTTTALASHALEWLSQNPDQRSTLSEERDVMLNSATEEFLRYYTPLAGAGRTVSADCEYQGVEVREGERLWLSWAMANRDPELFADPHTVDLGRTANRHFSFGIGMHRCIGSNLARALFKKMLIAVLDRMPDYYCDPESAVHYESVGTIQGMRNLPATFAPGKRLGPGLAETLQRLQVVIDEQRLAEPGAVRV; encoded by the coding sequence ATGACCGATGAGAAGGCAGCCACCGGTAAAAAGCCCGAGTTTCATTTCGAGCGCCATGGTCCGGAGTATCGCGATAACTTCGTTGCGATTACCGAGACGATGCAGGAGAAGTGCCCGATTGCTTGGTCCGACACCCATGGCGGACATTGGGTCACGTCCACCGCCGACGCGAATTTTACGCTGGCCCGGTCAGCCGACGTGTCCAGTGACCACGATGTGCGGGGCCTACGCAAGGGATACCGGGGTGTCACCATTCCGCCTGCAGCCAATGTGACGAGCATTCGCGGTGGTATCGCCGAAATGGATGAACCCGAGCATGGAAAATATCGAAAAATACTCAACCCGTTCCTTTCTCCCGCTGGTATAGCCAAGTGGCATCCGATTATCGAAGAAGTGATCCGGGCTTCCATCGACGAGAAGATCGAGTCGGGTTCCATCGACTTCGTCGACGACCTTGTCAACATCGCACCGGCGGTCATCACACTCGGAATGCTCGGTATTCCGATCGAAAAGTGGTCCGTCTACTGCGAACCGGTCCACGCCTCCATCTACACCCCGCCGAACTCACCCGACATGGCACGAGTCGGTGAGCTCAAGAAGGTGATGGGAGCCGACTTACGGGCAAGCATCGCGAGCATCAGAGAGAACCCCCGGCCGGGCATGATCGACGCCCTCGTCCGGGCAGAGGTCGACGGCGCACACCCCGACGACGCAGAAATCCTCGGCATCCTCAGTCTGCTCATCGGCGGAGGGTTCGACACGACCACTGCATTGGCGTCGCACGCCCTCGAATGGTTGTCTCAGAATCCGGACCAGCGCTCCACGCTCAGCGAGGAACGCGACGTCATGTTGAACTCCGCGACCGAAGAATTTCTTCGCTACTACACCCCGTTGGCGGGGGCGGGCCGTACAGTTTCCGCCGATTGCGAGTACCAGGGTGTCGAGGTTCGCGAGGGCGAGCGACTCTGGCTGTCATGGGCAATGGCCAACCGCGACCCCGAACTGTTCGCCGATCCGCACACCGTCGATCTGGGCCGAACAGCCAATCGGCACTTCAGTTTCGGTATCGGGATGCACCGTTGTATCGGTTCGAACCTCGCCCGTGCCCTGTTCAAGAAAATGCTGATCGCCGTCTTGGACAGAATGCCGGATTATTACTGCGACCCAGAAAGCGCTGTCCACTACGAATCGGTCGGGACCATTCAAGGGATGCGCAACCTCCCGGCCACGTTTGCTCCCGGCAAACGCCTGGGGCCTGGCCTCGCCGAAACTTTGCAGCGCCTGCAGGTCGTCATCGACGAACAACGGCTCGCCGAACCGGGCGCCGTCCGCGTCTGA
- a CDS encoding ferredoxin has translation MRVRVDSDRCQGHTLCAMAAPAVFELNDMDGHASVATDPVPPGLESPVRSAQQSCPEQAIEVEDHDDDR, from the coding sequence GTGAGGGTTAGAGTCGACTCGGACCGCTGCCAAGGGCACACGCTGTGCGCGATGGCTGCACCAGCGGTGTTCGAACTGAACGACATGGACGGCCATGCGTCGGTGGCCACCGACCCGGTTCCGCCGGGGCTGGAGTCACCGGTGCGAAGTGCCCAACAGTCCTGCCCCGAACAAGCGATCGAAGTAGAGGACCACGACGATGACCGATGA
- a CDS encoding CaiB/BaiF CoA transferase family protein, translating to MARSTQTDREGEGRGDASSPGPGVFAGVKVVELAQWVFVPVAGALLCDWGAEVIKVESPSAGDPYRGLVEQGVTTGSETVNYSVELANRGKRSIGLDLKSAEGRDIFYALIADADVFLTNFRSTALDRLGLSVETLREINPRLIYARGHGFGVRGPDKDVPAYDNTAFWSRGGMAHVLTPESMEHPLNPRGAFGDRQAAMNLAFGVSSALFRRERTGDASVVDVSLLGSAMWTLGSDMLGALQGQMPRARTSRGEGPNPLGNVFRTKDGRHITLALLQPDRYWPELCSIIGREDLLDDDRLSTMASRAHNRSECLRILDEIFADRTYSDWVARFERSHLPWAPVQSVEEVLTDPQVVANDYLSAVEFDDGIELTFPNGPVQFDETPPVLRRAPAHGADTEDVLLGLGFDWDRIIELKLCGAIL from the coding sequence ATGGCTCGCTCGACGCAGACAGACCGCGAAGGCGAGGGGAGGGGTGACGCTTCATCGCCTGGACCCGGGGTCTTCGCGGGCGTGAAAGTCGTCGAACTGGCCCAATGGGTGTTCGTGCCGGTCGCCGGTGCCCTGCTGTGCGATTGGGGAGCCGAGGTGATCAAGGTCGAATCCCCCTCAGCCGGTGACCCCTACCGAGGACTGGTGGAGCAGGGTGTCACTACCGGCAGCGAGACAGTCAACTACTCCGTCGAGCTAGCCAACCGGGGCAAACGAAGTATCGGTCTCGATTTGAAGAGCGCCGAGGGACGAGACATTTTCTACGCGTTGATCGCCGACGCCGACGTGTTCTTGACTAACTTCCGATCGACAGCCCTCGACCGGCTGGGACTGAGCGTCGAAACTTTGCGAGAAATCAATCCGCGCCTGATCTACGCGCGCGGACATGGATTTGGTGTTCGCGGTCCCGACAAAGATGTTCCGGCATACGACAACACGGCCTTTTGGTCACGTGGAGGAATGGCGCACGTGCTGACGCCCGAGAGCATGGAGCACCCGTTGAATCCACGTGGTGCATTCGGTGACCGCCAGGCGGCGATGAACCTTGCTTTCGGAGTATCGAGCGCACTCTTCCGACGGGAGCGCACGGGGGATGCGTCCGTCGTGGACGTGTCCTTGCTTGGCAGTGCGATGTGGACACTCGGTTCAGACATGCTGGGTGCGCTGCAGGGCCAGATGCCTCGCGCCCGAACATCGCGTGGGGAAGGACCGAACCCGCTGGGTAACGTATTCCGCACCAAGGACGGTCGCCACATCACCCTGGCTCTCCTGCAACCCGATCGATACTGGCCCGAGCTCTGCAGCATCATCGGGCGCGAAGATCTGCTCGATGACGATCGCCTCTCCACCATGGCAAGCCGGGCTCACAACCGATCTGAGTGCCTCCGGATACTGGACGAGATCTTCGCGGACCGCACCTACTCCGATTGGGTCGCTCGGTTCGAAAGGTCCCACCTGCCCTGGGCTCCGGTTCAATCCGTGGAAGAGGTCCTCACCGATCCGCAAGTCGTTGCGAACGACTATCTCTCCGCGGTGGAGTTCGACGACGGCATCGAGCTGACTTTTCCGAACGGGCCAGTGCAATTCGACGAGACTCCGCCGGTTCTTCGGAGGGCGCCGGCCCACGGTGCCGACACAGAGGACGTGCTCCTCGGCCTAGGCTTCGACTGGGACCGAATCATCGAACTCAAACTCTGCGGCGCGATCCTGTGA
- a CDS encoding SDR family NAD(P)-dependent oxidoreductase, with product MQLQNKSVVITGAGSGVGRASAILFARRGANVVCADVNDEWAKETVRLVEQDGNNAIAVHCDVTSESEVGAAIAAAVREYGRLDVMFNNAGIATPRPGLRFEDHTVEEFEKLTTVNFKGVFLGTKHAVRQFRAQGTPGAIVNTASVAGMVGWGGTVYGAIKGGVIQLTRAVAVESAPYDIRVNAVCPAGMPSTNFMDIPADEGAASAAYERVAKQHPLGRYIDPEDVAAAALFLASDDARNITGVSVPVDGGYVAR from the coding sequence ATGCAACTTCAAAACAAATCAGTTGTCATAACCGGTGCGGGCTCAGGCGTCGGCCGTGCGTCGGCGATTCTGTTCGCCCGCCGGGGCGCCAACGTCGTGTGTGCCGACGTCAACGACGAATGGGCCAAGGAAACAGTTCGTCTCGTCGAGCAAGACGGAAACAATGCCATTGCCGTGCATTGCGACGTGACATCCGAAAGCGAGGTCGGTGCGGCTATCGCAGCCGCAGTGCGTGAATACGGGCGACTCGACGTGATGTTCAACAATGCCGGGATCGCCACCCCCCGGCCAGGTCTGCGTTTCGAGGACCATACCGTCGAGGAATTCGAGAAGCTGACAACGGTCAATTTCAAAGGAGTGTTTCTTGGCACCAAACATGCTGTGCGGCAATTTCGGGCACAGGGAACGCCGGGCGCAATCGTCAATACTGCCTCGGTTGCGGGCATGGTCGGCTGGGGCGGCACCGTTTACGGTGCAATAAAGGGCGGGGTCATCCAGCTCACTCGGGCTGTTGCGGTCGAATCGGCACCGTACGACATCAGGGTGAACGCGGTATGCCCGGCTGGAATGCCGAGCACTAATTTCATGGACATACCCGCGGACGAGGGCGCCGCATCCGCGGCATACGAACGAGTTGCGAAGCAGCATCCTCTTGGTCGGTACATCGATCCCGAGGATGTCGCTGCGGCTGCCCTGTTTCTCGCCTCGGATGACGCCCGCAACATCACCGGCGTCAGCGTGCCGGTCGACGGCGGCTACGTCGCACGATAG
- a CDS encoding phosphotransferase, translated as MTPGTVVSRVSTNARFSIEYSGTTEQVPRDLCVKGYFNELGRAARFIGEAETYFYRDLAGAIGIRTLNNVYADVDPVTRHGVVITEDLVTAGGEFLDARTHYTPSQAATILRDMAKLHASTWNNPRWADTPWLRARIGKTLSYWGEEAVLSRIGANMSGPNGRRVPAAARNPKLIFDAYTRLVAETVSAVNDGTTSWCVIHGDGHPGNLILDADGRPALVDWQLVQRGIWYFDVAYHIASTLSVEDRRRSERELLAQYLADLAEFGAEAPDFDEAWRQYGRGIVHGLYLWGITAEVEPQLIEILVHRLGTAAADHDALTGILGGA; from the coding sequence GTGACGCCGGGAACTGTCGTGTCGAGGGTATCCACGAATGCCCGATTCTCCATCGAATACTCGGGAACAACCGAGCAAGTCCCTCGGGATCTGTGTGTGAAGGGATACTTCAACGAGCTCGGCCGGGCAGCACGTTTCATCGGCGAAGCGGAGACCTACTTCTATCGAGATCTCGCGGGAGCGATAGGGATACGAACTCTGAACAATGTCTACGCGGATGTGGATCCGGTGACACGCCATGGCGTGGTCATCACCGAAGACCTCGTTACCGCAGGTGGAGAGTTTTTGGACGCCAGAACGCACTACACACCGAGCCAGGCTGCCACCATCTTGCGTGACATGGCCAAGCTGCACGCGAGCACCTGGAACAACCCACGCTGGGCCGACACTCCCTGGCTCCGAGCCCGGATCGGCAAGACCCTTTCGTATTGGGGTGAGGAGGCCGTACTTTCGCGAATCGGCGCCAACATGTCAGGCCCCAATGGACGGCGTGTGCCGGCGGCGGCGCGAAACCCGAAACTGATCTTCGATGCCTACACCAGGCTCGTTGCCGAGACCGTATCCGCTGTCAACGACGGAACCACCTCGTGGTGCGTAATTCACGGTGACGGCCACCCGGGGAACCTCATACTCGATGCGGACGGTCGGCCGGCCCTGGTCGATTGGCAGCTCGTTCAGCGCGGCATCTGGTATTTCGATGTCGCGTACCACATCGCCTCGACACTCAGTGTTGAGGACCGCCGACGGAGCGAACGAGAACTGTTGGCTCAGTACCTCGCCGACCTGGCCGAGTTCGGTGCCGAGGCTCCGGACTTCGACGAGGCCTGGCGCCAGTACGGTCGCGGTATCGTGCACGGTTTGTACCTGTGGGGAATAACCGCGGAAGTTGAACCACAGTTGATCGAGATTCTTGTCCACAGGCTGGGCACCGCCGCTGCAGATCACGACGCTTTGACAGGCATACTGGGAGGAGCGTAA
- a CDS encoding TetR/AcrR family transcriptional regulator has translation MSPVRAQSVWESRALDRSAVRAQDQASARQLTTAREIINAGREMFKETGGFRFTMKQVSVEAGVALQTVYRHFETKDLLVLAILEEEIHSSVAKIESAVGAMADPLKKVQAVVTGPASRRNSKRQTLMGAAIVREHLRLQVDYPADVALVTAPYFALIVGVLRNAADAGVLHIVDPERDARIIQHLVESFYHQFALGVSSDGEEISTAYLWDFCRAALDRGSH, from the coding sequence ATGTCTCCCGTTCGTGCACAGTCGGTGTGGGAGTCGAGAGCGCTCGATCGCTCGGCGGTACGGGCGCAAGATCAGGCCTCGGCGCGTCAATTGACGACCGCCCGCGAAATTATCAACGCGGGCCGCGAGATGTTCAAGGAGACCGGGGGTTTTCGGTTCACCATGAAGCAGGTCAGTGTCGAAGCTGGGGTAGCGCTGCAGACGGTGTACCGGCATTTCGAAACCAAGGATCTGCTGGTTCTGGCGATACTGGAGGAAGAAATTCATTCCTCGGTCGCGAAGATCGAGAGTGCAGTCGGGGCGATGGCAGATCCGTTGAAGAAGGTGCAGGCTGTGGTCACAGGCCCGGCATCGAGGCGGAACTCCAAGCGGCAGACCTTGATGGGGGCGGCGATCGTGCGGGAGCATCTTCGGCTCCAGGTCGACTACCCAGCCGACGTAGCACTGGTTACTGCGCCGTACTTCGCACTGATCGTGGGCGTTCTACGAAACGCGGCCGACGCCGGTGTGCTCCACATCGTCGATCCCGAACGAGACGCCCGTATTATCCAGCATCTTGTCGAATCCTTTTACCATCAATTCGCCCTCGGCGTAAGTTCGGACGGAGAGGAGATTTCGACCGCTTACCTCTGGGACTTCTGCCGCGCAGCACTCGACCGAGGTAGTCACTGA